GCCTACCGCGGATGCGGTCTGGGAGGCGAAACGCCGGATGCCTCAGGATGCATGATGATCATCAACGAGGATGGATCGGCAATCATTACGACAGGACTGGCTGAGAACGGCCAGGGGCTCAAGACGGCGTTTGCCCAAGTTGCGGCTGAAGCTTCCGGCCTCCTTGCAGGGGACATACGCTTTTATGGCACTGACAGCCATTTCATGGCAGACTCTGGCATGACCGTGGCCTCGCGCGGCACCGTGATGGGATCGCAGTCAGTCCGGCTGGCCGGAATCAGCATGAAGAAAGTTATGCAGCAAAACACAATTTCGGTTAAGGGAATTCCCCTTGATGAAGTTCACAAAGCCTATGGCCTCAAAAGCGGCACGCTCTGCTGGGACAAAATCTCAGCTGGCGACATTGAAATCCTTAACAGCGAAATTTTCCTGAAGGAATACCCCGAAGTCAAGGTCCCCGTCAAAGACGTGGCAAATGCCAGCTTCTGGCAGGGCAACCCCCTGTCAGTATATGAGTGGTACAAACCGCCTGAGCTGATCCAGGATCATCACACAGGGCAGGGCAAGGCCTTTCCGACCTTTGGATACGAGTGCCTGGTCGCCGAAATTGAAGTCGACATGAAAACCGGCTTTGTCAACGTTGAAAAAGTCACGGCGAGTCACGACGTTGGCACGGCCGTCAATCCGGCGCTGTGCAAAGGACAAATCTACGGTGGGATTGTCATGGGCCTGGGTTTTGCCTTGATGGAAGAAGTCGATATTGAAGACGGTCAGGTCAAGACGCTGAACCTGGACTCCTATCTCATTCCGACCTCAATGGACGCACCCGAAATGGTGGTCAACCTCTTTGAGTCGGATGACGACAGCGGGTCATTCGGGGCCAAGAGCCTCGGTGAACCTGCGACTGAAGCAGTGGCAGCAGCCGTTGCCAATGCGATCTACAATGCAATCGGCCGAAGGATACGTCACAATCCCGCAGACTTGGAAAAGGTTCTGCTCGGGCGAAAACTGGTGAAACCGGTGAAAAAGGACGGAGAGCAGGCAACTGACGTCAAACCTGCGGGAGGTGCCCTATGATTGTCTACGATTTTGTCCGCCCTTCGGGTCTTGATCACGTATCTCAGTTACTCGCCTCCAACCCCGGCCGGAGCAAACTCATCGCCGGCGGAACGGATCTGTTGGTTCAGTTACGGGAAGAAAGTGAGGCACTGAAGTCAGTTGAACTCGTCATTGATCTTTCAGCACTGGCAACCGAGTTGGCGACGGTCAAGGAGGAAGATGACGCGCTGGTAATCGGTGCTCTCGTGACGCACGACATGGGCGAACGCCATCCCTTGATCCGAAGAGAATTCCCACATCTCTCCGCTGCCTGTGCCAGTGTAGGCTCACCTCAGATCCGTCATCTTGGTACACTGGGCGGCGGTGTCTGCAACGGTTCGCCGGCTGCGGATCCCGTGCCAGCCTTGATCAGCTGCGACACAGACGTTCTCATTCACGGAACAAAGGAAACGCGTTCACAGCCATTGCCGGAATTTTGCGCACGGATCGGCAAGGACGCGCTTGCAGATGATGAGTTTGTAACAGGGTTCCGTGTCAAAAAACTTCCTCCTTCCGCCAGGACAGCCTTTGTCAAGCTTGGACGGCGCAAGGCCCTGGCCGTTTCACGACTCAATGTGGCCGTTGTCGTTATCAGTGATGGTTCAGACCGAATTGAGTCGGTCCGCCTTGCACCGGGGTGTATCTTCCGGGTACCCGGCCGCGTGACTGCAGCAGAACGGTACCTGACCGGCAAAGCGGTCTCAAAGGAGGCGTTCGCTGAAGCAGGGGAAATTGTTGCTCGTGAAATGATCGAGCGAACCGGTTACCGCTGGTCGACTCCCTACAAGGAAATTGCAGTCAAGGCCATCGTTGCTGATGCGCTCTGCCACGCGACAGGTTTGGAGGTGTTCTGATGGGTCAATTTGATAAGATTACCGTTTCCTTTAATCTCAACGGAGAAGATGTCACGGTCAGGACATTACCACACCGCCGTTTGATTGAC
This genomic interval from Fastidiosipila sp. contains the following:
- a CDS encoding xanthine dehydrogenase family protein subunit M — its product is MIVYDFVRPSGLDHVSQLLASNPGRSKLIAGGTDLLVQLREESEALKSVELVIDLSALATELATVKEEDDALVIGALVTHDMGERHPLIRREFPHLSAACASVGSPQIRHLGTLGGGVCNGSPAADPVPALISCDTDVLIHGTKETRSQPLPEFCARIGKDALADDEFVTGFRVKKLPPSARTAFVKLGRRKALAVSRLNVAVVVISDGSDRIESVRLAPGCIFRVPGRVTAAERYLTGKAVSKEAFAEAGEIVAREMIERTGYRWSTPYKEIAVKAIVADALCHATGLEVF